AAGCCGGTGATCGAGGCGGCGGCCATCGACGGCGCAGGCCCGTCGCGGCGCTTCTGGAGCATCATCTTCCCGCTGTTGTCGCCCACGACGTTCTTCCTGTTGGTCGTCAATCTCGTCTACGCCTTCTTCGACACCTTCGGCACCATCCACGCGCTCACCGCCGGCGGCCCCGGCAAGGCCACCGAGACCCTCATCTACAAGGTGTACGTCGACGGCGTGGTCAACCTCGACCTCGGCGGGTCGTCGGCGCAGTCGGTCATCCTCCTCATCGTCGTGATGGGGCTCACCGCCGTCCAATTCCGCTACATCGAGAGCCGGGTCCACTACGGATGATCGAGGCCGGCTCGCGCACGGCATGGCTGCCCCACCTCGTGCTCGTCCTCGGGGTGATCGTGTTCGCCTTTCCCATCTACATGGCCCTGGTCGGGTCGACCCACGACGCCGGCACCATCGGGCGGGGGAGTCTGCCCCTGTTGCCCGGCGGCCTCGCCGCGGAGAACTACGCGCAAGCGTGGTCCCACGGCAGCGGGATGCGGGTAAAGGCCCCCCCGGTGTCGCGGATGCTCCTCAACAGCCTGGTCATGGCCCTCGTGATCGCCCTGGGGAAGATCGCGGTCTCGGTGATCTCCGCCTATGCGGTCGTCTTCTTCCAGTTCCCCGGCCGCATGTTCTTCTTCTGGATGATCTTCGTCACCTTGATGCTGCCCGTCGAGGTCCGGATCATCCCGACGTTCAAGGTGGTGTCCGATCTGGGGCTGATCAACACCTTTCCCGGCCTCACCGTGCCCTTGATCGCGTCGGCCACCGCGACGCTGCTCTTCCGGCAATTCTTCATGACGATCCCCGACAATCTGGTGGAGGCGGCGAAGATCGACGGCGCGGGCCCGCTGCGCTTCTTCAAGGACATCCT
This region of Candidatus Methylomirabilota bacterium genomic DNA includes:
- the ugpE gene encoding sn-glycerol-3-phosphate ABC transporter permease UgpE, whose amino-acid sequence is MIEAGSRTAWLPHLVLVLGVIVFAFPIYMALVGSTHDAGTIGRGSLPLLPGGLAAENYAQAWSHGSGMRVKAPPVSRMLLNSLVMALVIALGKIAVSVISAYAVVFFQFPGRMFFFWMIFVTLMLPVEVRIIPTFKVVSDLGLINTFPGLTVPLIASATATLLFRQFFMTIPDNLVEAAKIDGAGPLRFFKDILIPLSRTNIAALFVILFIFGWNQYLWPLLITTSRSMDTIVIGITKMIGTGDAQTDWNLIMATAVLAMLPPVAVVVLMQRWFVKGLVETEK